AGTTATATTGTTGAGTTACAGTCATTGCGGGGAGGGCCGtctacagatgtagtgaataatccTTCACCGTCGTATTTTACGGGAACGCACGAATATGTTATGCTATTTacaaaaaccgaccaagtgcgagtcggactcgcgcacgaagggttccataCCATTAACCTTGTAAGGCCTACCATACAAATTTTACCAATTGTTAATTTGAAACTTGTTGCATAGtagtagtaatagggtcccatttttaccctttgggtacggaacccttaaaagtactgaggttgactgaagtagcataacaaatactaacgttttcgagaaaatacgatggtaaaggattgttcactacatctgtatcaaGTAAGACCTCTACAAAATACGATGATAAAGGATtgttcactacatctgtatcaaGTAAGACCCTCTAcaaaatacgatggtaaaggatTGTTCACTACATCTATATCAAGTAAGACCCTCTAcaaaatacgatggtaaaggattgttcactacatctgtaacaaGTAAGACCCTCTAcaaaatacgatggtaaaggatTGTTCACTACATCTATATCAAGTAAGACCCTCTAcaaaatacgatggtaaaggattgttcactacatctgtatcaaGTAAGACCCTCTAcaaaatacgatggtaaaggatTGTTCACTACATCTATATCAAGTAAGACTCTCTACAAAATCTTTCGTAGCTTATAACTCTTGTGTTTGTAGACATACTCCGGTTACAGAAGGTCGAAAGGAGCGTATCTCTGCGTTTCTGACTGTGTCTGAGTGAAATAGGTACGTATACATGCGTATACAAATACGAGAGTTCTTGCCCTATTATAAGAAGTTAGTtcataagtaagtaataatgcaAGCTTGCTGTTTTTGTAGCTATAAATTacgtgtttattaaataaaactttagtcTTTAATCAGCATTCACTTGTTTAATTGCTCCTCCAACTTCCCGCaccacatggcgatcctgccacgTGAGGTGTCGGGTTCGCGCGCCGCCGCGGTTCCGAAATTACATTAATCGGACAATAGCCGACACACTCATACATCATTCGGGTTCTTTTATAAAATCGAACAATGTGCAATTCAAGAGTAGAAAAAGAAGATATTTTCATCAACCGAAACGCTGCGGGGAAATCCGCCAACGACGCTCATCTGCACGAGATGAAAAATCATTTATCGTCGATCAGCATTGTCATGATAGTGATTTGCTCACTATTGGCCATCGGAGTACTCTACGCTTGCTATAAGATATACAAGAAGTGCCACGACAAATGGTTAAGAGATTTGATCGTGCAATACAACCTTCGCCGCTCTTTCAATCGAGATCTTCGCGAGACACACACTCACTGCCATCAATGTGGACCTGCTCGAGGTGTTTCTTATTCAGCGAACAAGACGAACGAGTGACCCAGTATCCAGCACCAGCACCAGGACATTACGGCGATTCCAGAGTGAAAGTGAAGTGCGCGTATTCGGTAAAATTCGGTAATGTGAAGTGAAATTAGTGTAAAAATCGGCATGAACGGTAATTAGAGCGTACCTACGAGTAAGTTTTCTTTATTTCTCAGCAAGGATTGTCTGCAtacttaatttttgttttatattttcatgATCGTAagattttttaatgttaatataaATAAGACAATTTGATATGATAAGTAAATTGCAAGAGTTATTTGGTGATTTAAAAACCATTAAAGAATACTTAGTTAAGCTTAGTTATGATAGAAGGACGTCTGAAGTCCTTAATGCAAAGTTAGAAGAGGCATTTTTAATATATTCTAACTATCTGATAATTTGTGAACAAATCCAGTAGAAATCGATAAGAAAAAACTGTCTGGTCAAAGCTTATTGGATATTCAGAGTTTTTGTGAACATATTAGGAGTTTGTATAAGCAAATAGAGGATTTTTGTCACAAAACCTATACAAGTTCAAATCCACCGTCtaataaaaatttcaaaatggGCGAGTTTAACTTGAAAATAGCGCTTTCATTAATACCGTCCATGACTGACGATGAAGTTGCAATTAATCAGTCAATAGACTCTATAGAATACTACGACTCTACCTTGAAAAGTAACGGTCTTCCCAACCAAAAATTTTAGGTATATACCGGTCTTTTCCACACTGACCTTGGTCAAGCTTGGATGTcttgagtattaaataaaaatcgcagATACTTAAAAAGCTTCTAATTCTGGTTCCACAGAGGTACTTAAGATTacattgtatgaaaaatatatttgcgaGTGTGACGCGCACATGAGCGTGTATCTCAGAGCCTAATGGCTCGCTAGGCGTCTATAGAGACGGCGGGGGGCGCGGCCGATGGGCCAACTGGTTTAGTGGTGTACGGTCCCCGCTTCCCCTTCGTTGGTAGGAGCCGCAACATCCTGGGGGCCCTTGGAGGCGTCAGCCTTCAAGGCTTCATGAGTGTCGTCCAGCAGTGGGCAGAGGTACTTCACACCTCGTTTATAAGTGCCCGTTACTGTGGCAACTTCGGCCACTCGCGAAATCCCGTCGGCGCCAGGAAACAATTTGGCGATTCGTCCAAGCCGCCAGTGTAGGGGAGGAGTATTCTCTTCCTTGATGAGGACCAGGTCACCCAGTTGAAGATCTCGTCCTGGAACACGCCACTTCGTCCGTTGTTGGAGCTCGCAGACGTATTCCAATTGCCAGCGCCGCCAGAAGTGCTGTCTTAATGCCTCGAGCCTCTGAAACCTATCTAAACGGTTTGGATTTATATCCGCGAGGTGGGGCGACGGCAACGAAGTGAGCGCGCGGCCGATGATGAAGTGACCTGGGGTTAAGGGTTGGAAATCGTTTGGTGAGGACGACAAAGGACATAAAGGACGACTGTTAAGGATAGATTCTACCTGACTAAAGAGAGTTGCCAATTCTTCATAGGTTAAATGAGCGTTACCTAATATACGATTGAGGTGAAATTTTGCCGATTTGACTCCTGCTTCCCACAAACCACCAAAGTGAGGAGCATATGCCGGTtggaatttaaattgtattcccTCATTTGCTGCAAAATTGCAAACCGAGTCTGAGTTTGAAGAAAGATAATCGCTAATTTCCTTGGCCGCTCCTACAAAATTACGTCCATTATCGCAGAAGATCTCGCGAGGTCGCCCTCTGCGAGAGATAAAACGTCGCAGCGAAAGAATGAAAGAATCCGTCGACAGCGTGCTTACTGCCTCTAAATGCAAACATTTGTACCggaaacaaacaaatatagctAAATAGCACTTTGTTATTTTGCAACCTCTGCCATGCCTGTCTGTAGTCATAAAGGGCCCAGCGAAGTCTACGCCGACACTAATGAAAGGGAAATCAGGCGTTACGCGCTGAGAAGGCAGAGCGCCCATCAAAGGAGCAGAAGTGTTGCCAGCTGCGCGGCGACAGGTCACGCATTGCTGCGATACGGTACGCGCAAGCGTGCGCCCCGATACGGGCCATACCGTCTCGCGAACGGCGGCTAGAAGCAGCTGAGGAGGAGCGTGCAGGAGACGGATGTGTTCCTGTTGAAACAGCAATCTAGTCAATCTATGTTTAGAGTGTAACAACATTGGGTGACGTTTGTCAAATGGATAAAACGACGAGGACAGACGTCCACCAACTCTGAGAAGCTTGTCGTCTTCATCGTAAAATGGGTTCAATGATAAAATAGGGCTTTTAGGGCCTAGAGGTTGCTTGTCACGCAACAAATTCAATTCAAGGGGGAAACTAGCCTGTTGTGACAAAGCGACCAGTTTTTTAAACGAAACCTCGAGCTCCTCAGGTTGTAGCACACCCGTAGTTTTATTGGATGAAGGGCGGCAGTTATGCGCAAACCTAAGCATATAAGCTACCGCACGTTGTAAATGTGTAAGTTTCGAATATCGATCGAAATCAATAACATTGGTTTTTTGCGAGTCGTCAGTAATCGCGACGTTAACCTTTAGCTCGGGTAAATCGAGTTCCGAGTTTGCGGAAAACTGAGGCCAGTTATTTTGTGGCTCGTATAAGAAAGATGGCCCGGTCCACCACATGTGCAAATCAGGTAAGCGACGCGCTTCGACCCCTCTAGATGGGTAGTCAGCCGGATTTAACGCGGTTGGAACGTGACGAAACTCACTGCCATCGGTGAGTTCTAAAATATGAGCCACGCGATTGGCAACAAACGTTTTTAATTTGGTTTGATTAGTTTTAAGCCATGCGATTACAATTGACGAGTCAGTCCAATAAAATTTCTGCGCAATCTGGCAGCGCAACGTCTTAGAAACAGCTGACGCGAGCTGCGCGCCTAGAAGGCAAGCGCATAATTCCAATCGCGGAATAGTCGTAGCCTGGACCGGCGCGACCTTGGCCTTGGCGCACAGCAACCTGACTACAACATCGCCCCTCTCATTAGtggactttaaataaatacaggccGCGTATGCAACTGAGCTTGCATCACAAAAGACGTGCATCTCGATATGCGTCGGCGAGTCGCAAAGTACATTACGAGGTATTTGGAGCGAAGTTAAAGACGCTAACCCGTTAACAAAGTCCTGCCAAGACTCGTTTATGTAACTCGGCACGGGAACATCCCAGTCGATTTTTTCAATCCATaatttttgaattaaaactttaggtataATCGTCAGCAAACACAAGAGGCCTAGGGGATCAAATATTTTACACGAGTCCGATAAAATTGAACGTTTCGTAGGGTGGCCGTCCTTGGCAGAGTATTGAGTAGGAAAATGAATGACATCTGCCTCAGAGTCCCAGCCTACTCCTAGCGTGTGCGACGACGAGCTAATGATCAAGCTACCTTTATTTTCACTGGCGTTTTGTGAGTCGTGCAAAATTGACGATAAATTTGAGCGATATTTGCGCAAGGGAAAACAACCAGCTGCCAGCGCACGCTCAACCGACTCTTTAATATAACGCAATTCCTCCTCTGTGTCTGATCCCGTTAATAAATCGTCAACTAAAAAATCATTTTGAATGATGGTCTTAATTTTTTCATCTGCACATTCCTCGCCCAACTGCCACAAACAGCGTGTACTCAAAAAACTAGCACTTGAAAATCCGTAAGTGACCGTGTTAAGCCTTAAAGTTTTTAAAGGCTCGTTCTCATTGGAGCGCCAAAGGATTAATTGTAAATCGCGGTCGCATTCCTGAACCAGGACCTGCCGATACATCTTAGCGACATCCCCAGTTAAAACATATTTGTAAGTACGAAACCTCAGAAGAATGTTAAACAACGAATCTTGGATCGTCGGCCCAACCATCTGTAGGTCGTTTATAGAATAGCCAGACGTAGTGGGGGCACTGCCATTGAAAACGACCCTTAATTTTGTAGATTCGCTGGAGGGCTTTTGCACAGAATGATGTGACACAAAAAAAGAAGGATCCGGAATGTCAGAATCGGACACAGAGAGATGGCCTAATTCGGcatattcatttataaattgCTGGTAAGCTGTTTTCAAATCAGGGTTGCGTTTGAATCGTTTCTCTAATGCAAAGAACCGTTTTTTAGCATATCGATACGAATCCCCTAAACAATCGGGTTCCGTAACTAATGGCAAACGCACGTGAAACCTACCGTTATCGTCACGATAAGTGTGAGTGACAAAGTGTTGCTCACATTCCGCCTCTAAATCGGTAAACGGTTGACTAGGTTGGGGCACCTGCTCCAGCTGCCAGAATTTGGTAAGCGAGTCGTCGAGATTATCACTGGTGTACAAGTGATTGCATTGTAAAGAGGAATTGAACGACTTATCGTTCAACATTGAAAATGCATTGTACTTACTGACCACTAACCAACCTAGTTTCGATTTGCGCAAAACAAGCGAATCGTGCCCTATATCAATTTGCTGGCCTTCAACCAGACTCCAAAAAACGTCACCGCCAAGTAAAATATCTACAGGTCCGGGCTGATTAAAATTAGGATCAGCGAGCGTTTTATTACGTGGCCACTGGACGCTCGACACATCGACATACTCTAGTGGCAAAGTGCTATTAATTACAGGCAGCGCTAAACATGCGATAtcgaatttagattttttatcatgtttagacCGAATTTGCACAAAGCAGCGCTCCGGATTACTAGATATAGGAACGTCGGACAATCCGAAAAGCTTGGAATTACTGGGCAGCGGTGCGAGTTGCAATTTCTGTTTAAAACTGCTTGTAACAATAGAAGGCATGCTTCCGCAATCTAAAAACGCGCGCGCTGTTACATAATCATTAATAGCCGGGCTATATATGTCTATGTACGCGGTAGGCAAGAGTATTTGATTTGAGCGCGACACGGTCACATTCGACGACAGCCCGAGCTCGGGCTCCGAACGCGGCGGAGGCGCATCTACGGGCGCAGCGGCAACCTGAGGAGTCTCCCTATGCAACAAAGTATTATGGCGCTTCTTACAAGTGTGACACGGAGCTACTCTGCAGCGATGAGAAGTGTGCCCCTTCCGCAAACAGTTGAGACAAAGGCGTAACCTTGACGCTCCGGAGATCCGGTCTTCAACTGGCAGGGACAGGAATGACGAGCAATCGTAAATCCGGTGCTCGCCGCTGCAGAACACACAGGCAGGAGGAGAGGTCGAGGCCGAAGCAGCAGGAGTGGCTGAAACCGCAAAACATTTGGTGCTAGACTTCTCGCGTTTATTATGAGGCGAGGCAATAGGTTcgcgtttattattattattagtgatAGGCTTATCAGATTTATTACGCTGAACCGATTCCAAAACATCCGCACGTCCCTTTAAAAAGCGATTAAAATCGGCCAATGACGGCATATCATCATTTGAAAATGAATTACTTTTAAATTCCTCCCATTTTAAACTCATATTACTATCAAGTTTATTCGCGACCATATGTATAAGAAGCGTGTCCCACTTATCAGTGGGCTGGCCCAACGTATTTAAAGCCCGTAGGTTTTTGGACACATGATCCACTAAATAGCGCAAGGACTTTGCCGATTCGCGACCAATCTGTTGTAAGTTAAACAATGAGTTTAAATGGTTGCTAATCAGCTGTTTTTTGTTGTCATATCTCTCGCAGAGTAGACGCCATGCCTCAGCGTAATTATTGTCCGACACTTCTAAATTACTTATCACCTGAGCCGCTTCACCGTCCAAATAAGAATTTAGATAGTGAAATTTGTGAATCGGCTTGATGTGGTCGGAACT
This genomic window from Cydia amplana chromosome Z, ilCydAmpl1.1, whole genome shotgun sequence contains:
- the LOC134661004 gene encoding uncharacterized protein LOC134661004; translation: MLRFAHNCRPSSNKTTGVLQPEELEVSFKKLVALSQQASFPLELNLLRDKQPLGPKSPILSLNPFYDEDDKLLRVGGRLSSSFYPFDKRHPMLLHSKHRLTRLLFQQEHIRLLHAPPQLLLAAVRETVWPVSGRTLARTVSQQCVTCRRAAGNTSAPLMGALPSQRVTPDFPFISVGVDFAGPFMTTDRHGRGCKITKCYLAIFVCFRYKCLHLEAVSTLSTDSFILSLRRFISRRGRPREIFCDNGRNFVGAAKEISDYLSSNSDSVCNFAANEGIQFKFQPAYAPHFGGLWEAGVKSAKFHLNRILGNAHLTYEELATLFSQVESILNSRPLCPLSSSPNDFQPLTPGHFIIGRALTSLPSPHLADINPNRLDRFQRLEALRQHFWRRWQLEYVCELQQRTKWRVPGRDLQLGDLVLIKEENTPPLHWRLGRIAKLFPGADGISRVAEVATVTGTYKRGVKYLCPLLDDTHEALKADASKGPQDVAAPTNEGEAGTVHH